GAGCATAGCAAAAAAGCTTTAGATGTTGCAATCGATTTAGCAAAAAGATATAGTTCAGAAGTTTATATAGTCGAGGCTGTAGATGAGACTATTTTTGAGACTGTAGGAGTACTGCCTCCTCTTTCTGCTATTGAGGAAATGGAGAAGAAGGCTAAGAAAGACATAGACGATGCAGCAAAGAAAGCTAATGAAAATGGAGTAAAGGTAGTAAGTGAAGTTTTAAGCGGAGATCCTGCCACTGCAATTTTAGAATATGCGAATAAGAACGATATAAAACTTATAATCATAGGAAGTAGAGGGCTATCAAGGTTTAAGAGAATACTTTTGGGGAGTGTATCTTCAAGAGTAGTTCAAGAATCGAAGATTCCAGTAATAGTTGTGAAATAAATTTTATTTTTTCTTCCTTGTTAATAGGTTCCTTTTTTAAGTTTGTAAAACTATACATAAACTATGTTTGAAGATCTACTTAAGGCAGTCAATTATTTGAACGATGGGAAAATTCTTGAAGCTGGAGAATATCTTATTGAACTCACAAAGAACAATGATGCTAATGATGATATAATAAGGATTTCTTCCGAAATAGAGAAAGAACTTAGAGAGTTAAAGGAAGAATCATGGATTGGCGAAATTGATTCTAAATTTAAAGATCAAATAATTTCCGTCCTTGAAGACAATATAAGATGCAGAAAAGAGTTAATCAAGGTTCTTTCACTCTCATTGATAGAAAAATTAAGCAAAGGGAATGAACTTATACTCAATATGATAAAAAATCCGCGTGCAGAAACAAGGCCTCATACTTTTATTTAATTTTCGTATTCTATTGGATCTTTTAAACCATTTATTTTGAAAGCAGTCTTTCTCATGTAACACGGACCGCATTTTCCACAGTGTTTTTCTCCCCCTTCATAACAGCTCCAGGTTAAATGCAGCGGAGCGCCTATCTCTACAGCGAGTTTAACTATCTCGTGCTTAACTAAATTACCTACTGGCATTAGGACCTCTATCTTTTTATTAGGTCCGGTAGCGTAAGGAGATAATTTAGAGAATAATCTAACAAATTCCATTTCATTATCAGGATATGCCCCTGCTTCCTCCAAATTAATTCCAGAAGCTATAGCGTCAAATCCGTAAGCTTCTGCTATTGCTAAAGCTACAGAGAAAAATATTAGATTCCTAGCGGGAACCCATTCATGAGCAAATTCTGCCCCTTCTTCTCCTTGTCTATCTTTAACTATTTCTCCTCCACCTTTCAGCAATGTAGTGTGACCTATTATTCTGAACAGATCAGTATCTATTTCAATATAAGGAACTTGCAGATATTCAGAAATTTTCCTTATTGCTTCTCTCTCCTTTTCTTCAGCTTTATGCCTATAATTAAAATGAAGAAGAGTTACCTCGTGCCCTTGCCTTAATAAATACGTTGCTGCAACAGTAGAATCTAAGCCTCCGCTAGCAATTACTAGTACCTTTTTCTTATCTTTAGGCTTTATGAGATCGATTTTCTCGATTTTTAAGTTGGAGTCTACTGATATAATTGAGTAAGGATCTAACTTTGTTATGTTAACCTTATTTAACGGAGTTTGATAAAAATAATCGTCTAAAGAAGTGAAGAATATTGCACCTAACTCGAAGTCGTACATCATATAAACGGGTTTAAAATTCTGTGCAATATAGATTTTATTTGGGTTTTTCTTGTCACTTATGATAAAAGCAAAACTGCCCTTTATTTGTGAAAGCAAATCTCTTAGTGTCGATAGATCTCCTTTCCAGTTTTTATCTAGGATATGCGGTATAACCGCAGTGTCCACGTAACTTTCTTTTTTTACATTGAACTTCTTTTCAAGCTCTTTATCGTTAGCGATTATACCGTTATGAGTAACAATAAATCTTTCTCCTTCAAACGGCTGGATATCTTTTTCAGTTTTTTGCTTAACGAACTCAGTTGTAGGCTCTGCTCTGTTATTCGCTATTACGACCCTACTTTTCTCATCTAAAATTCCGTAAAGTTTTTCCTCCTGCTGTGAAGGTCTTCCTATAGATTTAACAGACTTAGCAGTGCCATCAGAGTTTATTATGACTATGCCGAAACTGTCTCTTCCTCTGTCTTCTGCCCTTTTTAATATTTCAGCAAATTTTCTTTCTATTTTCTTATAATTTTTAGGGTTAAGTATTAGAGCTCCAGAAACGCTACACATAAGGCAAAAGATGTTGACCATGGTTAAAAGATTAAAGCCGCGGCCGGGATTTGAACCCGGGACCTCTGCCTTACCAGGGCAGCGCTCCAGCCACGCTGAGCTACCGCGGCACTTTTTAACTCTATTTTATAGTTGATAAATTTTACTTTTGTTTTGCACTCACTCGTAGTTATTAATCCTTAGTTATTGCATGGATGAAATAGAAAAGTTAAGACTTATAATAGGTATATTGGAGGAGAAAATGCCTGAGGATTGTGCTGAGATATTGGATGAGAAATTTAAGATATTGTTAAAGGAGATAAAAAATAATGGAATAGATAAGGTTATAAAAAGATATTATAGTGACGATGAAATAGAGGTTATTCAAACTTGAATACTTGCGGAATCTCGTTTGACGCTTCTTCTACATCTTTTACTGAGTCTATTGATCTCCAGTAAACGTTTTCGAATTTTTTACCTCTAAGTAAACTTTTTTCTGCTAATGTAGGGAAAGTTATTCTTTCTATATCACCTTTTTCTGGTAAATATTCAAATATAGTGGATTTTAATAAGTAAACTCCTGCATTGATCCAGTAATCTTTCAATACCGGTTTTTCTACGAATTTTATTATATTTTCTCCTTCAGTCTGTACTACACCGTAA
This genomic interval from Acidianus sp. HS-5 contains the following:
- a CDS encoding universal stress protein; translation: MFEKILVAYDGSEHSKKALDVAIDLAKRYSSEVYIVEAVDETIFETVGVLPPLSAIEEMEKKAKKDIDDAAKKANENGVKVVSEVLSGDPATAILEYANKNDIKLIIIGSRGLSRFKRILLGSVSSRVVQESKIPVIVVK
- the queC gene encoding 7-cyano-7-deazaguanine synthase QueC, whose protein sequence is MCSVSGALILNPKNYKKIERKFAEILKRAEDRGRDSFGIVIINSDGTAKSVKSIGRPSQQEEKLYGILDEKSRVVIANNRAEPTTEFVKQKTEKDIQPFEGERFIVTHNGIIANDKELEKKFNVKKESYVDTAVIPHILDKNWKGDLSTLRDLLSQIKGSFAFIISDKKNPNKIYIAQNFKPVYMMYDFELGAIFFTSLDDYFYQTPLNKVNITKLDPYSIISVDSNLKIEKIDLIKPKDKKKVLVIASGGLDSTVAATYLLRQGHEVTLLHFNYRHKAEEKEREAIRKISEYLQVPYIEIDTDLFRIIGHTTLLKGGGEIVKDRQGEEGAEFAHEWVPARNLIFFSVALAIAEAYGFDAIASGINLEEAGAYPDNEMEFVRLFSKLSPYATGPNKKIEVLMPVGNLVKHEIVKLAVEIGAPLHLTWSCYEGGEKHCGKCGPCYMRKTAFKINGLKDPIEYEN